The genomic region GCGCCCCCGAGCGCACCCTGGCCGTTGTCGACCACAACGTGCCGACCTCGGACCGCACCAACGGGATCGATGATCCCGAATCCCGGCTCCAGGTGGAAACCCTGGCGCAGAACGCGGCTGATTTCGGCGTCGAATATTACAACGAGCTCGATATTCGCCAGGGCATCGTCCACATCGTAGGCCCCGAACAGGGCTTCACGCTCCCGGGCATGACCATTGTGTGCGGTGACAGCCACACCTCGACCCACGGCGCTTTCGGCGCCCTGGCCCACGGCATCGGCACCTCGGAAGTCGAGCATGTCCTCGCCACCCAGACGCTGATCCAGCAAAAAGCGAAAAACATGCGCGTCGTCGTCGACGGCAAGCTCCCCGAGGGTGTTACGGCCAAGGACATCATCCTCGCCATCATCGGCGAGATCGGCACCGCCGGCGGCAATGGCCATGTCCTCGAATATGCCGGCGAGGCCATCCGCTCGCTCTCCATGGAAGGCCGCATGACGGTCTGCAATATGTCGATCGAAGGCGGCGCCCGCGCCGGGCTGATCGCGCCTGACGAAAAAACCTTCGCCTATGTCAAGGATCGCCCCCGCGCCCCCAAGGGCACCGCGTTCGACATGGCGCTCGACTATTGGCAGACGCTCTATACCGATGAGGGCGCCCATTTCGACAAGGAAGTGCGGCTCGACGCAGCCAATCTCCCCCCGATCGTTTCCTGGGGCTCCTCCCCCGAGGACGTGATTTCGGTCACCGGTGCCGTTCCCGATCCCGACCAGATCGCCGACGCCAACCGTCGGGCGTCGAAAAAGCGTGCCCTCGAATATATGGGCCTGGTCCCGGGCACGAAAATCACCGATATTGAGCTCGACAGGGTGTTCCTGGGCTCGTGCACCAATGGCCGCATCGAGGATCTGCGCGCCGCTGCCGCCATCGTCAAGGGTCACAAGGTCCACGATCGGGTCAACGCCATGGTCGTCCCCGGTTCGGGGCTGGTGAAAGCCCAGGCCGAAGCCGAAGGGCTCGACAAGATCTTCATCGCCGCCGGCTTCGATTGGCGCGAGCCCGGATGCTCCATGTGCCTGGCCATGAACGCCGACAAGCTCGCGCCCGGCGAGCGCTGCGCTTCGACGTCCAACCGCAATTTCGAGGGCCGTCAGGGCTTCAAGGGCCGCACGCACCTTGTCTCCCCCATCATGGCCGCCGCCGCCGCCATCGCCGGCCGGTTCGTGGACATCCGCGAGTGGCCGCGCCAGTAGAGAGCCACGTCCTCCGTGGTACTCGGCCCCTCCTCCCCCCATCGTCTTCCCCGGGCTTGACCCGGGGATCTCGGCAACAAGCACAAGGGCGGGGAAATGACTGAGGCATCGGAAGGCGACGCCAAATTCTGGGGTCCTCTCCCGGCTCCCTCGCTCGATGACATCGAAGCCCTCGCCATAGAGGCGCTCGAATCTCTCCCCGAGCCCTTCCGCTCCATGTCCCGCGACGTCGAATGCCGTGTTGCCGAATTCCCCACCGAGGAGATCTGCAAGGACATGGACCTGGAAAGCCCCTTTGATCTCATGGGGCTTTTCGAGGGCATCGGGCGCACCGATGATGGCATCCTGCCGCAGACCGGTCAGATGCCCAACCGCGTCTGGCTCTACCGCCGTCCCATCCTCGATTACTGGGCCGAGCACACCGATACGCTGGGCGAAATCGTCACCCACGTCCTCGTCCACGAAATCGGCCACCATTTCGGCCTTTCGGACGACGACATGTACGCCATCGACGACGGCCTGCGCTAAATCTATCTGACCGCCTTGCCCTCCAAAAGATCTCTCCTTCCCCCGATAGGGAGTGAGGGGGCGCGCCTCTCGGCAGGCACCAGAAGCGGTTTGACCCCGCAGGGGTGCCCCACAATGCAATGGACTCGCCCTCTATCCTCGTCTCGCTTCTTCCCGGCTCATGAACCGGAAATCGGCATAGGTATCCCCCTCGAGGTCGTCATCGACCACCAGCGCCAAATTCTGCGCCGAAAACGCGGCGTACCAGTCTTCCCAGCTCACCAGCTCGAACCCTCCCGTGGGCCGGTCCGGCCCCTCATTGTTGTCGGCATTGAGCATGTGCTGGTCGAAAGTGAGGTTGAGCAGGTATTGGTCCTTGCCGCCGGGGGCCGGCATGTCGGCCATGATCGGATTGCCGCCCCTCCCTTCGGTCCACGCCCGGATGTCGGCAAGTTCGGTCAAGACTTTCGCCATTTGCTATCTCCTTGTTGCTCTCGGACCAATCAACGGCGCAAAGGCATGTTCCGTTGCGACAAATCCCCGACTTGGCAGAGCCGCCGCGATCTGATTAACCGGACCTAGAGGCGCCCCTTCTTGCACACTTGCGGTTCGGAACGCGGCAAACAAGGATTGGGAGCAATTGACGTCCTGTGAGGCGGAAATGCTCGAGGAGTTCCGCGGGTCGAAATGAACGGCGCGATTTTGGTCTTTTGGGTGATCGTCGCCCTCTGCGCCGTCAAATCGGCTGCGTTCTTCGCGCTGGCCCGGTTTGATCCCGTCAATCGTCCCGCGCTCTGGTTTTCCGGCGCCTTTCTTGCCGCCGGCATCAGTTTTCTCGGCGAGATCGTCCTCGCCACGGGCTTTGCCCCCGGGCCCACACGCATGGTGATCGCCGTCGCCATGGTGATCATGTTCGTGCTCATCGCCCATGGCATCGCGCGGCGCTACCGCATCGACATGCCCGCCGGCGGGGGCCTGGCCATCGTCGCAGCCTCGTCGCTGCTCTATTATCTGATCCTCGACCTGCCGCGCGCCGATTTCACGCGTCAGATGCTCTACCAGATCCCCTACGCGCTCCTCAGTTTCCTCGCCCTCAGCGTCATCTCCCGCGCCCGGTCCAAAGCCTGGTATGACTGGCTGTTCATGGCGCTGTTCGCCCTCATCGGCCTTCATTTCCTGGGCAAGCCCTTCCTTGCGCGCTGGGCCGGCGGTGTCGGCGCCGAACCCTCGGCATTTTCCGCCACCCTTTATGCGGGCCTTTCCACCGCCTCTGGCGCCATCCTGCTGCTGATTCTTTCGTCCGCCGGGCTGGCGCTGCTTCTGGCCGATACCGCTGGACGCCTCATCCGCCGCGCCGAACGCGATGCGCAAACCGGGTTGCTGAACCGGGCCGGCTTCGCCACCCACGCCGATCGTCAACTCCTCACCCTGGCCCAAGCCGAAAAGCCCCACGAGGAACGCCGCGACGTGGCGCTGACGCTCATCGCCGTCAACCGTCCCACCCAGCCGCGCACCAGGGAGCAGTCCGCGGCGGCGCTGGCTGCCCTCATTCTCTCGGTGGCCCCCAGGGATGCCCTGATCGGCCGCATGGCCGATTTCGAATTCGCCATCCTCGCTCCGGGCAGCAATCTCTTTGCCGCCCGCCACACCGCCGAGGAGCTGCGCAAGAAGCTGCGCGCGCGGCTGGGCGAGATGGAAGGAGGGCTCACGCTCAGCATCGGCATCACCGAGCGCGAGCCCGGCGATCTCTATGCCGACCTTCTGGCGCGCGGACTTTGGGCGCTCGAGGAGGCCGAGCGCGCCGGAGGCAATTGCGTGCGGCTGGCCGCCCACTCCCAATTCGACCCCCTCGGCATCCGCCAGGGGTGAGCGTATAGCCAGATGACAGCGGTGCCGCGCTTCGGGCACGGGAGCGCCAACCGATAGAACCTAGCCCGCATCCGATCCGGAGACCGCTGCCCCATCGGCAGCTTCGACCTCCGAGGTCCCGGCCAGCGCCGTCTCCTCCATCTCTTCCATGGTGAGGAAATACAGCCGATCGGGCGGCGTCTCCATGGCGTTGACCCAAAGCAGCGGGTCGATGCCCATCTCGTCGAGATAGCGCGTGATCCGCGCCGTCATCGCCTGGGCGTCGCTCATGGCCTGAGCCGAACCGATTTCGGTCCCGCCTGCCCCGGCATAGATCTGGTGCACGCCCACCGCCGCGCTGTCGGACACCAGCCGCTCGACGCCGCCGGCCAGAACCAGCGGGCAGGACGAACCGCAAAGCGCCCCGTCCCCCACCGCCGTTGCAAATCCATTCTCGCGGATCATACGCCCGATCAGCAGCGCATCGTCCACCGATCCTCCCGGCGAATTGAGCGCCACGGTCTCCACATAATCCCCCCGCGCCGCGATCTCGGCGGCAAACTGGGCCGCCGCTCCCGGAACGATCGTCCCCGACAGCATCAGCACGCCCCCGCCGACCAGTTCGATCGACAGCGGCTCGGCAAGCTGTTCGGGCGGCGTCGTTATATGTTCGAGCGGACGATAGGCCGGGTTCGAGGGGTCGATCTCGGGCCGCTCGACCGCCGGCAGCAGCGGATCGCCCGGCATTACCGCCAGATCGGCGGGCTGGACCTGGTTGAGGTCCATGTAATCGGAGATCAGCACCCAGGCCGTCCCCGCCAGCATGGCGAAAAACGCCGTCCGGAGGATTGCTCCGTCCTCGACGGCGGCGACGGCATGTACCAACCGCGCTCCGATCCCCTTGCGCGGCGCCTCGCCGAGGCTGCTCATGGCCGTTGCGGCCCTTCGGTGCGCTTGCGCTGCGTGAGCCCAGGCAGTTGCGTCACCGTGTCGTCGTCCTCGGCGCGGGCCGGCTCGGGCGCCACCGTGAGCGTTTCGGTTTCACCGGTCGCAGGCTCCTCGTCCTCCGACCGCTCGGGCAGGATTTCCGCCGGCTGGGCGCGCACCGCCATCATCTGGTTGTGCAAGGCCACCGCCCGCATCATGTCCGCGGCGGTCAGCGTTTCCGCATCGTCGAGCGATTCAGCGTCCCGCCGCATCGCCGCATGGGCAACCGAGAGCAGCAGCACCAGCACCACCGGCAAGAGATCGATGGAAATCGCCCCGGCCCAGGAGGGCACGAAATCGGAAGCGTAGCGCAGCACTGCCTCGGCCGAAGAAAGCGGCACGAAGCGGCGCGGCTCGACCTCCGGCTCGGCCATGATCGCCTGCGCCGCTTCGGCAAGCGCGGAGGATTGCGCGTCGACAGCGCCCCGGATATTGGCCATGGCCGCATCCTGGCGCATCACCAGCCCGGCGCTCTGACCATCGGCCACCGGGGCGATAAAGCCCAGCGAAAGGTCTTCGGCGGCCCGCGCCACCGAGGGGGCGACCGAGGTTTCCTGCAGCGCGGCGATCACCCCGGTCAGCGCCACGATTTCGGCGGCAAAGGCATCGGCGCGCGGCTGCACCTCGCCGGGCGCGGAAACCAGTTCGCGCATCACCGCCAGATGCTCGCCGCCGGTGGCAAACAGCCCGCTGGCCCGTTCCTGGGATTGGGAAATGGTGGTGGTGAGCCCGTCCATCTGGCCGCTCATCTGGCTCAAAAGCTGCACCACCGAACCGGACCCCGAAGTGCCGGTCAGCGCCCCGCCCTCGCGTTCTTCCTGCGCCAGGGTGGCAAAGCGTTCCGACGCCCGCTGAACGTCCGGAAGCAGCGATTGGGCGGAGAGCGCATTGGCGTGGGCGGCATCGAGATCGCCGGTATATTCCTCCAGCGTCACCGCCATATGCTGTTCGAGCGCCGCCGAACCGGCCAGCGCGGCGGCGTTGAGCCAGGAGCTCATGGCCACGATCATCAGCGATCCCAACCCCATGATCGCCACCATGATCAGCCGTTGGCTCATGGTGCGCATCAGCGGCAGGAACCGCATCATGTAGCTCCAGAACACGTAGATGCCCACCGATACGGCGACCGAATAGATGATGGCAGCGAAAAAGACGAAATTGGCGTCCCCGTCCAGGAGTCCCCGCACCCCGAGATAGGTATAGACCCCGCTCGCCAGCGCCAGCACGGCGAGCGCGAAACGCGAGGTGACTTCCAGCCCCTTGATCGTCTGTCCGATCCGGGCGGCGTTGTTCTGGCTTGCCATGTCGCTGAGTTCCCTCGGCCCAATCCATTAAGCCAAGCTTAACAGAGAAATCCCGGCGAAATCGAGATGGCGTGGAACGTGCCGAAAAGCTCGCGCTTTTGTGAAGGACCGGGACCCGATCCAAACGTCACTATGGCCGTTGCAATGCCGGGTGATTATCATCGGGCCCGATCGTTCAAAAGGAGGACGCGAAATGAGCTTTACCCGTCGACGGACCCTCGGCCTGGGGCTTGGCACCCTGGCCGCCATGGGCGTCACCACCATCCTGCCCCGCACCGCTTTCGCCCAGGCCGATGGCGATCTCTACCCGTCCGAGGCCGGCGATTTCTTCGTCCATCCCATCTCCCACGCCTCGCTGGTTCTCGAAACGCCCTCGGGCGTCATCTATGTCGATCCGGTGGGCGGCGCCGAGCCCTATTCCTATCTCCCGCCCCCCGACCTCATCCTCATCACCCATGAGCATGGCGATCACTACGACGCTGCAACGCTCGAAGCGATCATGGGCGAAGAGACCGAGATCATCGCCAACCCGGCCGTCTTCGATATGCTTCCCGAAGCGCTCTCCGCCCGTGCCCGGCAGATGGCCAATGGCGACACTGACAGTTTCGGCGATATCGGCATCGAGGCCATCCCCGCCTACAACACCACCGAGGACCGGCTGCAATACCACCCCCAGGGGCGCGACAACGGCTATATCCTCACCATCGGCGAGCGCCGCGTCTATATCGCCGGCGACACCGAGGACATTCCCGAAATGCGTGAGCTCGAAGACATCTTCATCGCCTTCGTGCCCATGAACCTGCCCTACACCATGGACGTCGACCAGGCCGCCTCGGGCGTCGCCGCCTTCCTGCCCACCTATGTCTACCCCTACCACTACAACGACAGCGACCTCGACCGCTTCGAAGACCTCCTCATGGAAGAAATCGGCGGCGGCACGGAAGTCGTGCGCGGGGCGTGGTACTAGGAACCAAACATCTGCCGGGAATTGGCAGCGTCGCGGATTGTCGGGTCAGGCCCGACAATGACGAGGAGAGGGTATAGGACTGGTACACTAACGCTGTTGCCGGCCGCCCCCTATCCACCTCGTCGTCCTCGGGCTCGACCCGGGGACCCGCAAAGCCTCGATGAAGACAGAAGATGTGAAAACAGCAAACGCCGCTGTGTCTATTCTTCAGGCTCGGTCGTCACCATCAATGGAAACCCGAACTGCTGGCTCAATTCGATCGCCTCGTCCGCCTTGGTCTCGGCGATCTCCTTGGTATAGACCGCCACCACCGCCGAACCCTTCTGGTGCGCGGTCATCATCACCGCCTCCGCCTGCGGCTCGCCCATGCGGAACACGGACTGGAGCACCTTCACCACGAATTCGCGCGGCGTGTAGTCGTCATTGAGCAGGATGACCTTGTGCAGCTTGGGCCGCTCGGTCTTGATCTTGGTCTCAGTGCGTTGCTTGGTCGATGTATCGCTCATCGCAGCACCTCTTTGAAAGAACGATGGGCAGAGCGAGCTCGATTATAGCCCCGCCCCGCCCATTCGCCAAATCAACTCGCCGCCGCCTCGGCCGCTGCCGCCCGCGCTGCGCGCTTGCGCTCATGAGGGTCGAGGTGGATTTTCCGCAGCCGCACCGAAGTGGGCGTCACTTCCACATATTCGTCGTCGGCAATGTAGCTCAGCGCCTGTTCGAGGCTGAGCTTCTTGGGCGGCGTCAGCCGGATCGCCTCGTCCTTCGAGGTGGTCCGGATATTGGTCAACTGCTTGCCCTTCAAAACGTTCACTTCGAGATCGTTTTCCCGGTTGTGCTCGCCAACGATCATGCCCTCGTAAACATCGACGCCCGGATCGATCAGCATCGGCCCGCGATCCTCGAGATTAAAGAGCGCATAAGCCACCGCCTGCCCCGTGGCGTTGGAGATCAGAACCCCGGTGCGCCGCATGGGCAGCGGACCCTTGAAGGGCGCATATTCGTGGAACACGCGGTTAAAGATCGCCGTGCCGCGCGTATCGGACAAGAGTTCGCCCTGATACCCGATCAGCCCGCGCGTGGGCACGTAGAGTCGCACGCGCGTGCGGCCGGCACCCGAAGGCCGCATCTCGACAAGCTCCCCGCGCCGTTCGGTGAGCTTTTGCACCACCACCGAGGAAAACTCGTCATCGACGTCGATGATCACTTCCTCGACAGGCTCGAGCTTGACGCCATTTTCCTCGCGGAACAGCACCTTGGGGCGGCCAAGGCACAATTCGAACCCTTCGCGACGCATGGTCTCGATCAAAACCCCGAGCTGGAGTTCGCCGCGCCCGGCCACGTCAAAGGAATCGTTGTCGTCCCCCGGCGTCACGCGGATCGCCACATTGCCTTCCGCCTCGCGCATCAGCCGCTCGCGGATGACGCGGGACTGCACCTTGTCGCCCTCGCGGCCGGCCAGCGGCCCATCATTGATCCTGAAGGTCACCGACAGGGTCGGCGGATCAATGGGCTTGGCTTCGAGCGCCTCGGTCACCTGCGGCACCGCGATTGTGTTGGCGACGGTCGCCGTCTCGAGACCCGCCAGAGCCACGATATCGCCGGCCTTGCCTTCCTCGATCGGCTCGCGCTCGAGGCCACGGAACCCCAGAACCTTGGAGATACGCCCCTTTTCCACCACCTTGCCGTCACGGCTGAGCGCATGCACCGCGTCGCCGGGCTTGACCGAACCGGAAAACACCCGGCCCGTCAGGATGCGCCCCAGGAACGGATTGCGCTCTATGGTGGTGACCAGCATCTGGAACGGGCCTTCTTCCACCTTGGGCTCTTCGAAATGCTCGACGACCTTGTCGAGCAGCGGCCCCATCGTGTCCTTGGGCCCGGTGGGGTCCTCGGACATCCAGCCCTGCTTGGCCGAACCGTAGAGCACGGGAAAATCGAGCTGTTCGGGCGTTGCATCGAGAGAAACGAAAAGGTCGAAGATTTCGTCGAGCACCTCATTGTGCCGCTCTTCGGGTTTGTCGATCTTGTTGATCGCAACGATGGGCCGCAGCCCGATCTTCAAAGCCTTCGAGAGCACGAACTTGGTCTGCGGCATCGGTCCCTCGGCCGCGTCCACGAGGATCACCGCACCGTCGACCATCGAAAGGATGCGCTCGACCTCACCGCCGAAATCGGCGTGGCCCGGCGTATCGACGATATTGATCCGGTGGTCCTTCCAGTTGAGCGAGGTCACCTTGGCAAGAATTGTGATGCCGCGTTCTTTTTCCAGATCGTTGGAATCCATCACGCGTTCATCGACGCGCTGGTTGTCGCGGAAGGTGCCCGACTGCCTCAAAAGGACGTCGATCAGCGTCGTCTTGCCATGGTCGACGTGGGCAATGATCGCAATATTGCGCAAGCTCATAAGGGGGGCCAGCCATTTGTGGGATTTTGCAGGTTGGCTGCCCATACCCCAGCAATGGGTCGTAAACAAGGAAAAACGCCGCAATGCAGCTATGTGAGGACAGCTACAGCGGCCCCCCAGCTCCTTTGTCAGACGTTTCGGCTCTGACTAAAGCGTTGCCACGGACTACCCTTCTCCCTGGCGGGAGAAGGTGGCCGGAGCGAAGCGGAGGTCGGATGGGGGGCGCTGAGCCAGTGATCTACTTCAAGCTCCGCGGCTTGTCCCCCGACTGCCAGAGCCCCAGACCAAAGCCATCCGGGTCCAGAAAGTCCGCGCTCCAGCCTCCCGGTGCCTCTTCCACCGGGGTCACGATCGTCACCCCTTGTTCGGCGAGCGCGGCAACGATATCGTCGATGCCGCCATCGGCCAGGTCGAAGACCAGCGCCGGGGTATTGCCGCGCTTTCCTTCCATTTGAAAGAACACCATCTCCAGCCCCTGGTCGAGCGAACCCGACAGCCAGAATGGTTCGGCGCCTTCCTGGCGGGTGAGCTCTATGCCGAGAACCTCGTTGTAAAACTTTTCGGTGCGCGCGATGTCGGCGACGTAAAAGACGATCGAAGCGCGATGCGGTTTGGGGATCATTTGTCCCCTCCTTTAAGAGAGAGCGGCTTGTCATTGGCCTGATAGAGCCCGATGGCGAAATCGTCAGGGTCGCGGAACGTGGCGCCCTTGCCGTCGGGGGCATCCCCCACCGGGGAAACGATGGTCACTCCCCGTTCGGCCAGTGAGGCGAC from Pelagibacterium sp. 26DY04 harbors:
- a CDS encoding metallopeptidase family protein translates to MTEASEGDAKFWGPLPAPSLDDIEALAIEALESLPEPFRSMSRDVECRVAEFPTEEICKDMDLESPFDLMGLFEGIGRTDDGILPQTGQMPNRVWLYRRPILDYWAEHTDTLGEIVTHVLVHEIGHHFGLSDDDMYAIDDGLR
- a CDS encoding GGDEF domain-containing protein; the protein is MNGAILVFWVIVALCAVKSAAFFALARFDPVNRPALWFSGAFLAAGISFLGEIVLATGFAPGPTRMVIAVAMVIMFVLIAHGIARRYRIDMPAGGGLAIVAASSLLYYLILDLPRADFTRQMLYQIPYALLSFLALSVISRARSKAWYDWLFMALFALIGLHFLGKPFLARWAGGVGAEPSAFSATLYAGLSTASGAILLLILSSAGLALLLADTAGRLIRRAERDAQTGLLNRAGFATHADRQLLTLAQAEKPHEERRDVALTLIAVNRPTQPRTREQSAAALAALILSVAPRDALIGRMADFEFAILAPGSNLFAARHTAEELRKKLRARLGEMEGGLTLSIGITEREPGDLYADLLARGLWALEEAERAGGNCVRLAAHSQFDPLGIRQG
- the leuC gene encoding 3-isopropylmalate dehydratase large subunit codes for the protein MTARTLYDKIWDDHVVAYNEDGTAILYIDRHLVHEVTSPQAFEGLRLSGRKVRAPERTLAVVDHNVPTSDRTNGIDDPESRLQVETLAQNAADFGVEYYNELDIRQGIVHIVGPEQGFTLPGMTIVCGDSHTSTHGAFGALAHGIGTSEVEHVLATQTLIQQKAKNMRVVVDGKLPEGVTAKDIILAIIGEIGTAGGNGHVLEYAGEAIRSLSMEGRMTVCNMSIEGGARAGLIAPDEKTFAYVKDRPRAPKGTAFDMALDYWQTLYTDEGAHFDKEVRLDAANLPPIVSWGSSPEDVISVTGAVPDPDQIADANRRASKKRALEYMGLVPGTKITDIELDRVFLGSCTNGRIEDLRAAAAIVKGHKVHDRVNAMVVPGSGLVKAQAEAEGLDKIFIAAGFDWREPGCSMCLAMNADKLAPGERCASTSNRNFEGRQGFKGRTHLVSPIMAAAAAIAGRFVDIREWPRQ
- a CDS encoding MBL fold metallo-hydrolase; this translates as MSFTRRRTLGLGLGTLAAMGVTTILPRTAFAQADGDLYPSEAGDFFVHPISHASLVLETPSGVIYVDPVGGAEPYSYLPPPDLILITHEHGDHYDAATLEAIMGEETEIIANPAVFDMLPEALSARARQMANGDTDSFGDIGIEAIPAYNTTEDRLQYHPQGRDNGYILTIGERRVYIAGDTEDIPEMRELEDIFIAFVPMNLPYTMDVDQAASGVAAFLPTYVYPYHYNDSDLDRFEDLLMEEIGGGTEVVRGAWY
- a CDS encoding ATP-dependent Clp protease proteolytic subunit; this encodes MSSLGEAPRKGIGARLVHAVAAVEDGAILRTAFFAMLAGTAWVLISDYMDLNQVQPADLAVMPGDPLLPAVERPEIDPSNPAYRPLEHITTPPEQLAEPLSIELVGGGVLMLSGTIVPGAAAQFAAEIAARGDYVETVALNSPGGSVDDALLIGRMIRENGFATAVGDGALCGSSCPLVLAGGVERLVSDSAAVGVHQIYAGAGGTEIGSAQAMSDAQAMTARITRYLDEMGIDPLLWVNAMETPPDRLYFLTMEEMEETALAGTSEVEAADGAAVSGSDAG
- the typA gene encoding translational GTPase TypA, whose translation is MSLRNIAIIAHVDHGKTTLIDVLLRQSGTFRDNQRVDERVMDSNDLEKERGITILAKVTSLNWKDHRINIVDTPGHADFGGEVERILSMVDGAVILVDAAEGPMPQTKFVLSKALKIGLRPIVAINKIDKPEERHNEVLDEIFDLFVSLDATPEQLDFPVLYGSAKQGWMSEDPTGPKDTMGPLLDKVVEHFEEPKVEEGPFQMLVTTIERNPFLGRILTGRVFSGSVKPGDAVHALSRDGKVVEKGRISKVLGFRGLEREPIEEGKAGDIVALAGLETATVANTIAVPQVTEALEAKPIDPPTLSVTFRINDGPLAGREGDKVQSRVIRERLMREAEGNVAIRVTPGDDNDSFDVAGRGELQLGVLIETMRREGFELCLGRPKVLFREENGVKLEPVEEVIIDVDDEFSSVVVQKLTERRGELVEMRPSGAGRTRVRLYVPTRGLIGYQGELLSDTRGTAIFNRVFHEYAPFKGPLPMRRTGVLISNATGQAVAYALFNLEDRGPMLIDPGVDVYEGMIVGEHNRENDLEVNVLKGKQLTNIRTTSKDEAIRLTPPKKLSLEQALSYIADDEYVEVTPTSVRLRKIHLDPHERKRAARAAAAEAAAS
- a CDS encoding ATP-dependent Clp protease adaptor ClpS — translated: MSDTSTKQRTETKIKTERPKLHKVILLNDDYTPREFVVKVLQSVFRMGEPQAEAVMMTAHQKGSAVVAVYTKEIAETKADEAIELSQQFGFPLMVTTEPEE
- a CDS encoding VOC family protein, whose product is MIPKPHRASIVFYVADIARTEKFYNEVLGIELTRQEGAEPFWLSGSLDQGLEMVFFQMEGKRGNTPALVFDLADGGIDDIVAALAEQGVTIVTPVEEAPGGWSADFLDPDGFGLGLWQSGDKPRSLK